From a region of the Danaus plexippus chromosome 22 unlocalized genomic scaffold, MEX_DaPlex mxdp_27, whole genome shotgun sequence genome:
- the LOC116773475 gene encoding UDP-glycosyltransferase UGT5-like: MLKLSVLLFFLNITLIRSARILAVIPTPSYSHNIVFRPLIQELVSQGHEVTVITTSSAISNKPVPKNLTIINLHDLSYGVWEKNYVPVLSKYSNSVVQKLSVGLDLLSKVFETQVRSKEVQEIIQKKKGDFDLLLLEACLRQVLAFSHIFQVPVIQMSSFAGMSFNYNTVGSSTHPFLYPSLLQDKLYHLSKWEKLQQFFHNYILSERIIMEMEEKENISLEKLFGANMPPLNELANNVDLLFLNVHPVWIDNQPMPPNVIFIGGIHKQLQQEIPVDLLSYLDSSKNGVIYISFGSSVQPSLLPPEKIAVLINVFSHLPYNVLWKWDKDVLPGQTSNIKIMKWLPQLDVLKHPNIKLFVTQCGLQSTEEAIEAGVPLIGLPFHGDQFYNAEKYVYHKIGEKLNLELLTEEIFREAIETIIKNNRYRENIIRLRNIMNDQPESALQRAMWWIDYTLRHGGAKHLRARGANITWAQYLELELVFTVLSAVLITLVLIFLIMYYLWRIITKNIFSLKTKRE, translated from the exons atgttaaagttatcagtgttattgttttttttaaatataacattaatcagGTCCGCAAGAATTCTTGCGGTAATTCCTACTCCATCTTACAgtcataatattgtatttcgaCCTTTGATACAAGAATTAGTTAGTCAAGGTCATGAGGTTACTGTAATTACAACGAGTTCTGCAATTTCAAACAAGCCAGTGCCAAAAAatctaacaataattaatctCCATGACCTATCCTATGGGGTGTGGGAAAAAAACTACGTTCCTGTTCTTTCAAAGTATTCAAATAGTGTGGTACAAAAACTGAGTGTAGGATTGGATTTACtatcaaaagtttttgaaacaCAAGTGAGATCGAAAGAAGTTCAGGAAAtaattcaaaagaaaaaaggagactttgatttattactattagaaGCATGTCTGCGACAGGTATTAGCgttttcacatatatttcaagTTCCGGTAATCCAAATGAGTTCTTTTGCTGGTatgtcatttaattataatactgttgGATCTTCAACCCATCCATTTTTATACCCATCGTTACTACAAGATAAACTGTACCATCTTTCCAAATGGGAAAAACTACAACAATTTTTTCACAATTACATATTATCAGAAAGAATTATAATGGAAATGGaagaaaaggaaaatatatcacTCGAGAAACTATTTGGTGCAAATATGCCACCATTGAACGAACTAGCCAATAATGTTGATTTATTATTCCTGAATGTTCACCCAGTTTGGATAGATAATCAGCCAATGCCGccgaatgtaatttttattggagGAATTCACAAACAACTACAACAGGAAATACCAGTA GATCTATTATCATATTTGGATTCTTCAAAAAATGGTGTGATTTACATAAGTTTTGGTTCAAGTGTTCAACCATCTTTATTACCTCCGGAGAAAATTGCAGTTctgataaatgttttttctcATCTGCCTTATAACGTTTTATGGAAGTGGGATAAAGATGTTTTGCCTGGACAgacaagtaatataaaaattatgaaatggtTACCACAATTAGATGTTCTTA AACATcctaatatcaaattatttgtgaCGCAATGCGGCTTGCAATCTACTGAAGAAGCAATAGAAGCAGGAGTTCCTCTTATTGGTCTTCCATTTCATGGAGACCAGTTTTACAATGCCGAAAAGTACGTTTACCACAAAATAGGAGAGAAGCTTAATTTAGAATTGCTTACAGAAGAAATATTTAGAGAAGCTATTGAAAccatcataaaaaataacag GTACcgtgaaaatattatacgattGAGGAATATAATGAATGATCAGCCTGAGTCAGCATTGCAGCGAGCTATGTGGTGGATAGATTATACATTAAGACATGGTGGCGCTAAACATTTACGAGCACGTGGAGCTAACATCACGTGGGCACAGTACTTAGAGCTGGAATTAGTCTTCACGGTTTTATCAGCGGTTCTTATTACgttggttttaatttttctcatcATGTATTATCTTTGGAGaatcataacaaaaaacattttttcgttAAAAACAAAGCGAGAATAA
- the LOC116773478 gene encoding UDP-glucosyltransferase 2-like, producing MKINTSVSLHKMYLKLVIVYLVCALSRIEAANILGIFPVPSISHQVVFRKITQGLANRGHNVTVITPDPAYKNGEAPPNYHEIDVHDISYGVLQNIIKQQVQVFGDVMTFSDVRGTSMFMRAIFRAQLETEAVQKIISERPKFDLILIESINRLGLSYSHLFKAPVILVSSFTAVFDNHNVMGSQTHPFLYPISFRDRIYNLSLTEKLKQLYIHFYVEYADYLNRKEENSFLKEIFGPQCPSLNEMNKNVDMLLLNIHPMWVDNQPVASNVIYMGGIHQLPEKKLPQELQKYLDSSKKGVIYVSFGTNVLSQVFPEDKLKIIINVVSRLPYDILWKWDKDELPIKASNIKLSKWLPQSDLLRHKNVKLFITQAGLQSTDEAITAGVPLVAIPMLGDQWFNAEKYEKFGIGIKLDVKTLTTDQLSKAIETVISDESYRHNISKLRGLMHDQPEPPLNRTMWWIEYVLRHGGAKHLRSAGANMSYWEYFEMELILVILLGIFIIVAGISVVGFMLIHFISQFSKTTKKLKTN from the exons ATGAAGATAAATACTAGTGTTTCTTtgcataaaatgtatttaaaattagttatagtttatttagtgTGTGCATTATCTCGGATTGAAGCAGCAaatattttaggaattttTCCTGTACCATCCATCAGTCACCAGGTggtatttagaaaaataactcaaggTTTGGCAAATAGGGGTCACAACGTGACCGTCATAACACCAGACCCAGCTTACAAGAACGGCGAAGCACCTCCTAACTACCATGAAATAGACGTCCACGATATTTCTTATGgagttttacaaaatattataaaacagcaAGTACAAGTCTTTGGAGATGTTATGACATTTTCTGACGTAAGGGGAACTTCTATGTTCATGAGGGCGATATTTCGAGCACAGTTGGAAACAGAAGCAGTGCAGAAAATAATATCTGAGAGGCctaaatttgatttgattttaatagaatCAATTAATCGTCTGGGTTTATCGTACTCGCATCTATTTAAGGCACCGGTTATATTAGTTAGCTCATTCACAGCTGTTTTCGATAATCATAATGTTATGGGATCTCAAACGCATCCTTTTTTGTATCCAATATCTTTTCGTGATCGGATTTACAATCTCTCTCTGACtgaaaagttaaaacaattatatatccatttttatgttgaatacgcagattatttaaatcgaaAAGAAGAAAATTCTTTTCTAAAGGAAATTTTCGGGCCTCAATGTCCATCGCtgaatgaaatgaataaaaatgttgacatgttgcttttaaatattcatcctATGTGGGTAGACAATCAGCCTGTTGCTTccaatgtaatttatatggGTGGTATACATCAGTTACCTGAAAAAAAACTACCACAG gaacttcaaaaatatttagattcatCTAAAAAAGGAGTCATTTATGTGAGTTTCGGAACCAACGTGCTGTCGCAAGTTTTTCCTGaagataaacttaaaattattatcaatgttgTATCAAGACTTCCTTACGATATACTATGGAAATGGGATAAGGATGAACTACCTATAAAAGCCAGCAATATCAAATTATCAAAATGGTTGCCACAATCtgatttattaa GGCACAAGAATGTTAAACTATTCATAACACAAGCTGGTCTTCAGTCTACCGATGAAGCCATTACAGCAGGAGTTCCTCTGGTTGCGATTCCAATGTTAGGAGACCAATGGTTTAATGCTGAGAAATATGAAAAGTTCGGTATCGGTATCAAATTAGATGTTAAGACCTTGACAACGGATCAACTATCCAAAGCCATTGAGACCGTTATAAGTGATGAAAG ctaTCGTCACAATATATCAAAACTTCGAGGTCTAATGCATGATCAGCCCGAACCACCTCTTAATCGCACCATGTGGTGGATTGAATATGTATTAAGACATGGTGGCGCAAAACATTTACGATCGGCTGGAGCTAATATGTCATATTgggaatattttgaaatggaATTAATATTAGTGATTCTCttaggaatatttataattgtagcAGGGATTTCTGTAGTAGGTTTTAtgcttatacattttatttcacaattttccaaaactacgaagaaattaaaaacaaattaa
- the LOC133320411 gene encoding UDP-glucosyltransferase 2-like gives MKINTSVFFYKMYLKLFIVYLMCALCRIEAANILGIFPVPSISHQVVFRKITQGLANRGHNVTVITPDPAYKNGEAPPNYHEIDVHDISYAVIKKFYKQKAHVFGDVMTFTDVRGSFEFMKEIFQAQLETEEVQKLISRKTKFDLILIESIIRLGLSYSHLFKAPVILVSSFTAVFDNHKVMGSQTHPLLYAIPFRNRIYNLSLTEKLKQLYVHFYVEYADYLNQEEENSFLKEIFGPQCPSLNEMNKNVDMLLLNIHPMWVDNQPVASNVIYMGGIHQLPEKKLPQELQKYLDSSKNGVIYVSFGTNVLSEVFPKDKLKIIINVVSRLPYDILWKWDKDELPIKASNIKLSKWLPQSDLLRHKNVKLFITQAGLQSTDEAITAGVPLVAIPMLGDQWFNAEKYEKFGIGIKLDVKTLTTDQLSKAIETVISDESYRHNISKLRGLMHDQPEPPLNRTMWWIEYVLRHGGAKHLRSAGANMSYWEYFEMELILVILLGIFIIVAGISVVGFMLIHFISQFSKTTKKLKTN, from the exons ATGAAGATAAATACTAgtgtttttttctataaaatgtatttaaaattatttatagtttatttaatgtgtGCATTATGTCGGATTGAAGCAGCAAATATTTTAGGAATATTTCCTGTACCATCCATCAGTCACCAAGTggtatttagaaaaataactcaaggTTTGGCAAATAGGGGTCACAACGTGACCGTCATAACACCAGACCCAGCTTACAAGAACGGCGAAGCACCTCCTAACTACCATGAAATAGACGTCCACGATATTTCTTAtgcagttataaaaaaattttataaacagaaaGCACACGTCTTTGGAGATGTTATGACATTTACTGACGTAAGGGGATCTTTTGAGTTCATGAAGGAAATATTTCAAGCACAGTTGGAAACAGAGGAGgtgcaaaaattaatatcacggAAGActaaatttgatttgattttaatcGAATCTATTATACGTCTAGGTTTATCATACTCACATCTGTTTAAGGCACCGGTTATATTAGTTAGCTCATTCACAGCTGTTTTTGATAATCATAAAGTAATGGGATCTCAAACTCATCCtcttttgtatgcaatacctTTTCGTAATCGGATTTACAATCTCTCGCTGACtgaaaagttaaaacaattatatgttcatttttatgttgaatacgcagattatttaaatcaagaaGAAGAAAATTCTTTTCTAAAAGAAATTTTCGGACCTCAATGTCCATCGCtgaatgaaatgaataaaaatgttgacatgttgcttttaaatattcatcctATGTGGGTAGACAATCAGCCTGTAGCCTccaatgtaatttatatggGTGGTATACATCAGTTACCTGAAAAAAAACTACCACAG gaacttcaaaaatatttagattcatCTAAAAATGGAGTCATTTATGTGAGTTTTGGAACCAACGTGCTGTCGGAAGTTTTTCCTAaagataaacttaaaattattatcaatgttgTATCAAGACTTCCTTACGATATACTATGGAAATGGGATAAGGATGAACTACCTATAAAAGCCAGCAATATCAAATTATCAAAATGGTTGCCACAATCtgatttattaa GGCACAAGAATGTTAAACTTTTCATAACACAAGCGGGTCTTCAGTCTACCGATGAAGCCATTACAGCAGGAGTTCCTCTGGTTGCGATTCCAATGTTAGGAGACCAATGGTTTAATGCTGAGAAATATGAAAAGTTCGGTATCGGTATTAAATTAGATGTTAAGACCTTGACAACGGATCAACTATCCAAAGCCATTGAGACCGTTATAAGTGATGAAAG ctaTCGTCACAATATATCAAAACTTCGAGGTCTAATGCATGATCAGCCCGAACCACCTCTTAATCGGACCATGTGGTGGATTGAATATGTATTAAGACATGGTGGAGCAAAACATTTACGATCGGCTGGAGCTAATATGTCATATTgggaatattttgaaatggaATTAATATTAGTGATTCTCttaggaatatttataattgtagcAGGGATTTCTGTAGTAGGTTTTAtgcttatacattttatttcacaattttccaaaactacgaagaaattaaaaacaaattaa
- the LOC116773473 gene encoding UDP-glucosyltransferase 2-like, with protein sequence MKIELLLTVFLIFAISDVESYKILAVFPIPSISHQVVFRKITQELARRGHEITVITPDPIYRNGDAPSNFIEIDVHDISYSLWAKAVTHSLNITGEPMTFEDIREGCKFFVSLFQLQFETEAVQEVISKNEKFDLILIESIVRPALAYSYVFKAPVILVNSFTAVFSNNKIIGSPTHPLLYPICFRNRLYNLSFAEKIHQLYLHYMYEYADYLNEKEESNILRKIFGSKFPSLHELGNNVDMLLLNIHSLWADNQPVAPNVIYMGGIHQLPRKELPKDLKSYLDSSKNGVIYVSFGTNVLSNMIPEKQIVAIINVLSKLPYDVLWKWDGDSLPLTSTNIRTSKWFPQSDLLRHPAIKLFITQAGLQSTDEAITAEVPLIAFPMLADQWFNAEKYEKFNIGIKLHILSFTEKQLETAIDDVINDKSYRRNIIKLRHLMRDQPETPLNRTIWWIEHVLRHGGAKHLRSPAANMSYIDYFEVKLMLFILLLITVFILAFILVLKCFTKFIIRFFSNKNKIKYN encoded by the exons atgaaaatcgaGTTACTGTTAACGGTGTTCCTGATATTTGCTATATCAGACGTcgaatcttataaaatattagcagTGTTTCCCATACCTTCCATAAGTCATCAAGTGgtgtttagaaaaataaccCAAGAACTAGCAAGAAGAGGGCATGAGATCACAGTGATAACACCAGATCCCATATATCGAAACGGAGATGCCCcttcaaattttattgaaatagacgTCCATGATATATCTTACTCTTTATGGGCGAAGGCTGTCACACATAGTTTAAACATAACAGGTGAACCGATGACATTTGAAGATATAAGAGAAGGGTGTAAATTTTTTGTCTCTTTATTCCAACTACAATTTGAAACAGAAGCAGTCCAAGAAGTTATTTcaaagaatgaaaaatttgatttgataCTTATTGAATCTATCGTTCGACCAGCTTTGGCATACTCTTATGTATTTAAAGCGCCAGTTATTTTAGTCAATTCGTTTACTGCTGTTtttagtaacaataaaattataggatCACCCACACACCCTTTGCTGTATCCAATTTGTTTTCGAAATcgtttatacaatttatcatTTGCTGAAAAAATACATCAGTTGTACttacattatatgtatgaaTACGCggattatttgaatgaaaaagaAGAATcgaatatattaagaaaaatatttggatCTAAGTTTCCATCTTTACATGAATTAGGTAATAATGTTGATATGTTGCTATTAAACATACACTCTCTATGGGCGGACAATCAGCCAGTTGCCCCCAACGTTATTTATATGGGTGGTATTCATCAATTGCCACGGAAGGAACTACCAAAG GATCTCAAATCTTACTTAGATTCTTCTAAAAATGGTGTCATATACGTCAGCTTTGGTACCAATGTCTTATCTAATATGATTCCTGAAAAGCAAATAGTTGcaattataaatgtgttatCTAAGTTACCCTACGATGTTCTTTGGAAATGGGATGGTGATTCATTACCTTTGACATCTACAAACATAAGAACTTCGAAATGGTTTCCTCAATCGGACTTGTTAA GACATCCggctataaaactttttataacacaagCCGGTCTTCAATCAACTGACGAAGCAATCACTGCAGAGGTTCCTCTTATTGCATTCCCAATGCTTGCTGATCAGTGGTTTAATGCagaaaaatacgaaaaatttaatattggtaTTAAGTTACACATTTTATCGTTCACGGAAAAACAACTAGAGACTGCTATTGACGACGTCATTAATGATAAAAG ttaTCGACGAAATATTATCAAACTTCGTCATTTAATGCGTGATCAACCCGAAACACCTTTGAACCGGACGATATGGTGGATAGAGCACGTGTTGCGGCACGGAGGGGCGAAGCATCTACGATCACCCGCAGCTAATATGTCGTACATTGATTATTTCGAAgtcaaattaatgttatttattcttttattaatcacAGTATTCATATTAGCATTCATTTTAGTgcttaaatgttttacaaaatttataataagatttttttcgaataaaaataaaatcaaatataactaa